The genomic segment GTCGGCCACCAGCGCGGCGAGGGCCGCGGCGACGGCGAGCCGGTTCCCCCGGGTGGCACCCGCGTACTTCCCCACGCCGTACAGGGCGACGACCACCATCCCGCCCATGGTGGCGTAGCTGCTCCCCAGCGTCGGGGCCCAGGCGGCGAGCACCACCACCAGCACCGCGGCCGGTTCGCGGCGGCGCCGGCAGAGCGCCGCGCCGGCCACGGCGTACAGCAGCAGGACGGGGAGGGGGACGTCGGTGACCGGGCGGAGGGCGAGCGTGCCGCCCGGCGCCTCCTCCACGAACACCGTCAGCAGGAACATGACGGCCGCGAGCACGGCGTCCGCGGTGCGCGGCCGGCGGGTGAAGGGCCCGCGGAACCCGCTCGGTACGCCGGGGAGGGGTACGCCGGGGAGCGGAACACCGGAAGGCAGCGCCGTACGGTTCATCATCGCTCCCGGGGAGGCTTCGGTGCCCCGGCGAGCCGTCGGGATCCACCGGGCACACCATCGTAGGACCAGGTCGGAGACGCGGTCACCCGCCCGTGGGCGGGTGCCTCCTCCGTCGCGCGGGGGAGGCGCCGCCCCGGTCCCCCCGCCCCGCGGGGGAGGGGCGAACCCGTCCGGCGGCAGGGGACAGCCGGGGGCCGGGCGCCGACGATGGAACCGCCTCACGGCTCCTGCCCCCGCCGCACCGAAGAGAGACGGCGGGCGGCAGTCATCTCACGGGAGCACACACCTTCATGAACCGATTCACGCGCCGCATCGGCGGCGCGAGCGCCCGCCGGCCCCGGGCCACGATCGCCGCCTGGGCGGTGGCCCTCCTCCTCGTGCTGCCGCTCGCCGGCATGTTCGGCGGGGCGTTCGCCGACGACCTCGTCGCTCCCGGCAGCCGGAGCGAGAAGGCGATGGAACTGCTCGAGGAGCGCTTCCCGGAAGCGTCCGGCGGCAGCGCCATGGTGGTTTTCGCCGCGCCGGAGGGGGACCGGCTGCAGCGGCACCGGGACGCCGTCGACGCCGCGGTCGTCCGGATCGCCGACGTGGAGCACGTCGCCTCGGCGGCCGGCCCCTTCACCGGCGGTGCGCTCTCGCCCGACGGACGCATCGGCTTCGCCCGGATCACGTTCGACGTGCCCGTGATGGACGTGGACCCCGGGCAGATCGAGGCCATGGCCGACGCGATCGAGCCCGCACGCGGTGCGGGTCTCGTCGCCGAACTGGGCGGTGACGCCGTCTTCCTCAACGCCGAGACGGAGACCTCGGGCGCGGAGGCGGCGGGCCTGCTGGCCGCACTGGTCATCCTGGTGGTGGCGTTCGGCACGGTCGTGGCCGCCCTGGTGCCGGTCGCGCTCGCCCTGGTGGCCGTCGCCGCGGGCCTCGGCAGCGTCCTGCTGCTGGCCAACGCGATGGACGTCTCCACCGCCGCCCCCACGATCGGCGCGATGATCGGCCTGGGCACCGGCATCGACTACGCCCTGTTCATCGTGGCCCGTCACCGCGAGAACCGCACCGCGGGCCAGGACAACGCCACCGCGCTGTCGAACGCCATGGCGTCGGCGGGCGCGGCCGTGCTGTTCGCGGGCGGCACCGTCGTCGTGGCGATGGCCGCCCTCGCGCTGACCGGGCTGAGTTTCCTGACGTCGATCGGCCTGAGCACCGCCCTGGTGGTCCTCTTCGCCGTGGCGGCCGCCCTGACCCTCCTGCCGGCCCTGCTCACGCTCCTCGGCGACCGGGTCCACAACAGGCGGCGGCTCCCGGGCCGTGAGCGCCCGGCGAAGAGGGCCGAGTTCACGGCGTGGTGGCGTTTCGCCCACCGTGTGTCCGCCCGGCCGTGGCGCCACCTGCTCGCCGCGTCCGCGGTGCTGCTCACCCTGGCCGCCCCCGCGCTGAGCATGGAGACGGGCTTCCCCGACGCCGGCGACGACTCGGCGAGCACCACCCACCGGCGCGCCTACGACCTGCTGGCGGAGGGGTTCGGCCCCGGTGTCAACGCCCCCCTGGTCATCGTCGCCGATCTGCGCGGCCCGGGGGCCGGCGCCGAGGACATCCCCGGGCTGGCCCGGCGCATCGCCGCCGACCCCGGCATCGTCACGGTCGGCGAGGCGCGGACCTCCGCGGCCGGGGACACCGTCGTACTGCCCACGATCCCGGCCACCGGCCCCGCGGACTCCGAGACCGCGCGGACGCTCGAACGGGTTCGCGGCCTCGTCCCCGCCAACGTCGCTGTGTCCGGTGTGACCGCGGTGACCGACGACCTCACCCGGCAACTCGCCGATACGCTGCCGATTCTCATCAGCGCGATCCTGGCGGCGTCCTTCCTGCTGCTGATGCTGGTGTTCCGCTCCGTCGCGCTGCCCGTGAAGGCCGTCGTGGTGAACCTGCTGTCCATCGGCGGGGCGTACGGCGTGGTGGTCGCCGTCTTCCAGTGGGGCTGGCTCGGCGGCCTGTTCAACCTCGACGGGACCTACCTGATCGCCTCGCCCCTGCCCACGATCTTCTTCGCGGTCCTCTTCGGCCTCTCCATGGACTACGAGGTGTTCCTCCTCTCCCGCGTCCGGGAGGAGTACGAGGCCACCGGGGACACCACCGAGTCGGTGGCGCGCGGCATGGCGGCCACCGGCCGGGTGATCACCTCGGCCGCACTGATCATGACCGTGGTGTTCCTCGGCTTCGTCGCCAACCCCTCACCCCTCGTCAAGATGATGGGACTGGGCCTGGCGACCGCCATCGTGCTCGACGCCACGCTCGTCCGCATGGTCCTCGTGCCCGCGGCCATGGCCCTGATGGGACGTGCCACCTGGTGGCTGCCCCGCGGGCTCGGCCGCCGGCTGCCCCGGATCGGCGTGGAGGCCGCGGATCCGGATCTCCCGCCCGGGCCGGAGCCCGAGCCGGCGCTCGCCCCGGGGCCCGGGAACCGCTGAGGCGAGGAGGGGACCGGGGGCGGGGGCCCGGGCCCGGGCTGGGCCGGAGCCGCGATCGGGGTCCGGGCCGGGGCCGGGCGGATTGCCCGTTGGGTCCCACGGTGCCGTGAGCACCGGCCGTCCTCCGGGGAACCGTGTGTGCGCGCAGCCCGCTTGACAGAACACCGCCGCTGCAAAAGGCTGGACCGACCAGTCGGTATGAAGAGGTGGCGCATGTCAGGTCAGGTGAGGATCCCGACCTCCCGGGGAGTGTTCGACGCGATCACCGCGGGGCCCGAGGACGGCCGTCCGGTCCTCCTGCTGCACGGATTCCCGCAGACCGGGCTCGTCTGGGAGCGGCAGATCACCGCGCTGGCGGACCGGGGGTTCCGGGTGGCCGCACCCGACCAGCGCGGGTACTCGCCGGGCGCCCGCCCGGAGGACCCCGCCGAGTACGCCATGGACGCCCTCGTCGCCGACGTGGTGGCGATCACCGGTGAACTCGGCTGGCCCGTCTTCGACCTCGTCGGCCACGACTGGGGCGGCGCGGTGGCCTGGTGGACCGCCGACGCCCACCCGGACCGGCTGCGCACCCTGACGGTCGTCTCCACCCCGCACCCCGGCGCCCTGGCGAGCACCCTCCGTACCGACCCGGACCAGCGGGCACGCTCGCGGTACATGACGGAGTGGCGGGACCCGGCGACCGAGCGGCGCATGCTCGCGGACGGCGCCCGGGAGCTGCGCGCCCTCTACGGAGACGCGGTCCCGGCGGACCGGGTCGAGGAGTACGTGCGGCACCTGTCGCCGCCGGGCGCCCTCACCGGGGCGTTGAACTGGTACCGGGGCGGCCGCCCCGGCCACGCGATCGGCACCACCTCCGTGCCCACCCTGTACGTCTGGGGCACGGAGGACATGGCCTTCGGCCCGGCCGCCGCCGAGGAGACCGGGAGCCGGGTCGGGGGGCCGTACCGCTTCGAGCGCCTTCCGGGCGTCGGCCATTGGGTCCCCGAGGAGGTCCCCGGCGTGCTGAACCGTCTGCTGCTGGAACACCTGCGGACGCATCCCGGTGACTGACCTCCCCCGGACGGCGCCGGCACCGGAACCGGCGTCGGCGCCCGCCCCGCCCACAGCCGCCGGGCCCGGGCCCGGCGCGTCACCAGGTGCGGGACTCCCTCAGCAGGTGGTCGCGGACCAGTGCCACGTGCGGGTTGTCCGCGGTTCCGGGCCGCTCCACGAGATAGGCCGTGTTGATGGGCGGGTCCTCCGGGCTGAGCAGCGGGACCAGGGCGCCGGAGGCGAGTTCGGCCCGGCAGAGGTAGTCCGGCAGGACGGTGACACCCGCCCCGGCGGTGACCGCCGTCAGAACGCCCCGCAGATCCGGCATGGTCAGCGCGGCCTGCCCGGCCAGGCGCCGGCCGAAGACGTGGCGCCAGTAGCGGCGGGCGATGGGCAGGTCCTCCGCGTACGTCACGAGCGGCACCCCGGACAGGGCGGCCGGGCCCTCGGCGGCGACCCGGTCGGGGCCGATCCGCTCCGCCCACTCGGGCGAGGCGACCAGGACGAACTCCTCGTCCGCCAGCGGTACGGAGGCCAGGGTGCGGCCGCGCGGCCGGCGGGAGGAGACCACCAGGTCGTGGCGGCCCGCGCGGAGCCCCTCCAGCAGGTCGTCGGAGAGACCGGTGGCGACCCGCAGCCGCACGCCGCGCGCGACCAGCGGCGCGAGGACGCGCAGGGCGCAGGAGCTGAGGAAGTCGGCCGGCCCGGCGAGGTGCACCGGCGCCGCGGTGTCGCCGTCGAACGGCCCGCGGTCGGCGACCGCGGCGAGGGCGTCGATCGGTCCGGCGACCCGGTCCGCCAGCTCGTCGGCGAAGGGGGTGGACGCCACCCCGCGCGACTGCCGTTCGAAGAGCTGGCGCCCGAGGTGCCGCTCCAGCGCGCGGATCTGGGTGGTCACGGTCGGCTGGGACAGGCCGAGGAGGGGCGCGGCGGCCGTGTACGAGCCGGTCCGGTGCACGGCCAGGAAGGTGCGGAGGAGGGAGAGGTTCACGGGCGCGGCCGGGGCCTGCCGGGGCCCGGACGGCGCCGCCGGTTGGCCCGGCGGGTCCCGCGGGGCCGCCGCCGGGGAGCCCTGGGCGGGCTCGGGCGGAGCTCCCCCCGATCCTTCCCGCGACCCATTGGATTCCCTATTTCTCATCTTGCGAACTCTATTGGATCGCCGAAGCGGAGGCGGCCTACGGTCGGGGGTGCCGGTGGACTGACGATCTGAGTCCAGAACGTCAGACCGTCACCCGAGACCACCGGAACACCCCGACCCGGAACCGGAACCGCGGAGGAACCCGGAGCCGGAACCGGAACCGGAACCCGGAAAGAGAGAGCACCACCATGGCAAAGATCCTGTTCGTGATGACCGGCGCCGACCACTGGACGCTGGCCGACGGCACCCGGCACCCGACCGGCTTCTGGGCCGAGGAGGCCGTGGCCCCCTACGAGGTGTTCACCGCCGCGGGCCACGAGATCGTGGTCGCCACCCCGGGCGGTGTCGTGCCGGCGGTCGACCGCGCGAGCCTCGCACCGGAGGCCAACGGCGGCCGGGAAGGCGCCGACACGATGGCGAAGAGGCTCGAGTCGGTCGACGAACTGCGGCGGCCCGTCAAGCTGGAGGACGTGGACCCGGCCGGCTACGCCGCCGTCTTCTACCCCGGCGGCCACGGCCCGATGGAGGACCTGGCCGTCAACGCAGACTCCGCCGCCGTGCTGACCCGGACCCTGGAGTCGGGCCGCCCCCTCGGCGTGGTCTGCCACGCCCCCGCCGCGCTGCTGGCCACCGTCGGCACGGACGGCGGCTCGCCGTTCGCGGGCTACCGCCTCACCGGCTTCAGCAACGCCGAGGAGCGGCAGGCGGGCCTGGCGGACCGGGCGAAGTGGCTGCTCCAGGACCGTCTCGTCGCGATGGGCGCGGAGTACGCCGAGGCCGAGCCCTGGGCCCCGAACGTCATCGCCGACCGCAACCTCTACACCGGGCAGAACCCGGCCTCCTCCGGCCCGCTCGCGGCCGAGCTGGTCAAGGCCCTGGGCTGACCATGGGCGGCGACCGGCTCACGGAGGTCCTGGACGCGACGTACGACTGCCTCACCCGGTACGGCGTACGGCGCACCACGGTGGACGACATCGCCGGTGCGATGGGCGTGTCCCGGTCGGCGGTCTACCAGTACGTCCGCGGCAAGGACGACGCGGTCCGCCGGCTCGCCGAGCGCCTGCACACGCGGGCGCTGGAGCGGGCCCGGCGGGCCGCGTCCGCCGACGCCCCGCCCGCGACCCGGGTCCGGGGCGTCCTGGAGGCCAAACTCGGCCTGGTCCTGGAACTGGCCGGCGATTCGCCGCACACCGCCGAACTCCTCGACGAGAAGGCCCGGTTGTTCGGCGACATCTGCCACGGGTTCACCGCGGACCTGCGCACGCTGCTGATCGGCGTCTTCGCCGGGGCGGGCCTCAGGGGCGCGGACCCGGCCGAGGGGGAGGCGGACGAGGCCGGACCGGCCGGCCCCGGGGCGGTCGATCCGGCCGGGGCCGTCGATCCGGCCGAGGCGGCCGACATCTGCATCGCCCTCGTACTCGGCCTGGAGTCCGTACCCGACGGTGAACGGCTTCTCCGCCCGGGGGTGGACGCGCTGCTCGCGGGACTGCTGGGCGATGCGGGCGCCGCCCCCTGATCCGCCCACCCGGCGGTCGACCCGCCCGTACCGCCCGCTTCCCCCGGCCGCCGACCCCCGACTGCTGCCCGCCGCCCTCCGCCCGCTCCTCCGGCTCCCGTCCCCGCCCGGCAGCCCCTCCCAACGACCCCTCCGACAGAACGGGACACGACCATGACAGCGACCCCGGCCACCCACCAGGACACCGGCACCGCATTCACCACCGAGCACGCCGCGACCCTCACCGGCCGTCTGCGCGCCACCTTCCGCAGCGGGCGCACCAAGCCGCTCGCCTGGCGCAAGCAGCAGCTCTCCCGGCTGCGCGCGCTGCTGACCGAGAACGGCGACGCCATCGCCGCCGCCCTCCACACGGACCTCCGCAAGAGCCGCGCGGAGTCCGACTCCATGGAGATCGCGAGCACCGTCACCGAGATCGACCACTACCTGGAGCACCTGGAGGACTGGCTGCGCCCGCGGCCCGCGGGCGTCCCCGAGGCCGCCTTCCCCACAGGCACCACGGCCCGCACCCAGTACGACCCCCTGGGCGTGGCCCTCGTCATATCCGCCTGGAACTACCCCGTCAATCTGCTGCTGGTACCGGTCGCGGGCGCACTGGCCGCGGGCAACGCGGTGGTGGCCAAGCCGAGCGAGCTGTCCCCGGCCACCTCGGCGCTGATGGCCCGGCTGCTGCCGGAGTACCTGGACGCCGACGCCGTCGCCGTGGTGGAGGGCGCCGTCCCGGAGACCACCGCCCTGCTGGCCCAGCGCTTCGACCACGTCTTCTACACCGGCAACGGCACGGTCGGCCGCATCGTCATGAAGGCGGCCGCCGAGCACCTCACCCCGGTGACGCTCGAACTCGGCGGCAAGTCCCCGGCGTTCGTCGACCGTGACGCCGACGTGGCCGCGACGGCCGCACGGCTCGCCGCCACCAAGTTCGCCAACGCCGGGCAGACCTGCGTCGCCCCGGACTACGTCCTCACCGACCCCGCCACGGCCCGCGCCCTGGAAACCGCCCTCACCGAGGTGATCGGGCAGCTCTTCGGCCCGGACCCGCAGTCCTCCGACGCGTACGCGCGCATCGTCAACGAGCGCCACTTCGACCGTGTGGCGGCGCTCCTCGACTCGGGGCGGACGGTGACCGGCGGCACCCACGACCGCGCCGACCGGTACATCGCCCCCACGGTGCTGGCCGACGTGGCCCCGGACGCACCGGTGATGCGGGAGGAGATCTTCGGCCCCGTGCTGCCCATCGTCACCGTGGACGGTCTCGACGAGGCGATCGCCTTCATCAACGAGCGCGACAAGCCGCTCGCCCTCTACGCCTTCACGGACAACGACGTCACGCGGGAGCGGCTCGCCGCCGAGACCTCCTCCGGGGCGCTCAACTTCGGCCTGCCCATCTACCATCTCGCCGTCCCCGAGCTGCCGTTCGGCGGTGTCGGCCCCAGCGGCATGGGCAACTACCACGGCCGCCACTCCCTCGCCACGTTCAGCCACCACAAGGCCGTCCTGGACGTGCCGCTCTCCTGAGTCCCCGCACCGGGCCGGGTCCGCACGCCCAGAAAGCACCGACACCGACATGCCACCAGCACACCGCACGCGGCGGCCCCGGGGCGTCCCGTCCCCGTCCCCGTCCTCGTCCCCGTCCCCGTTCCGGGGCCGGGACCGGGACCGGGGCCGGGACCGGGGCCGCGGCTCCGCCCCCGGCCGCGTCCGCATCGCCGGCCCCGCCCCCGGCTCCGTCCCCGCGCCCGTTCTCGTCCTGGCCCTTGGACCGGCCGCCATGGTCGTCTCCACGATGCAGACCCTGGTCGTGCCGATCCTGCCCGTCATCCGGGACGAGCTGTCCCTCACCTCCTCCGCCGCGAGCTGGCTGATCACCGCGACCCTGCTCTCCGCCGCCGTGTCCACACCGCTGCTGGGGCGCCTCGGCGACCAGCGCGGCAAGCGGCCCGTCCTCCTCGGCGTCCTGGCGCTGGCCGTCGCCGGTTCCGTCCTCGCCGCCACGGCCGGCTCGCTCCCCGTGCTGATCACCGCCCGTGTGCTGCAGGGAGCCTCCACCGCGCTCTTCCCGCTCGCCCTCTCCGTCCTCCGCGACGAGCTGCCGCCCGGCCGGCTGCCCGGCGCCATGGGGTTCGTCAGCGGAACCCTGGCGTTCGGCAGCGGATTCGCGCTGGTCGGCGCGGGACTGCTCACACGGGGCCCGGAGGCCGGCTACGACCGGGTCTTCTGGTTCGCCGCGGTGCTGTCGGCCGTCGCGCTGGCGGCCGTGGCCCTGGCCGTCCCGCCGTCACCGCACCCCGCCGGCGGCCGCACGGACTGGGCGGGCGCGGCCCTCCTCGCCACCGCCCTGGTGCTCTTCCTGCTGCCGGTCTCCCAGGGCAACGCCTGGGGCTGGGGCTCGCCCCGGGTGCTCGGCTGCCTCGCGGGCGCGGCGGTGGCGACGGCCGTGTGGGCGCTGGTGGAGCGCCGGGTGCGGGAGCCGATGGTGGACCTGCGGATGCTCCTGCGGCGGCCCGTGCTCTTCACCAACATCGCCGGAGTGCTGCTCGGCTTCGGCCTGTTCACCCAGTTCATCGGCGTCTCCTACCTGGTGCAGACGCCCCCGGAGATCGCGGGGTACGGCTTCGGCGCCTCCGTGCTGCGAACCTCCGTCGTCTATCTGCTGCCCGGGGCGACGGCCTCACTCCTGGCGGCCCAGCTCGGCGGGGCGCTGGTCCGCCGGATCGGCGCCCGGATCACCCTGGCCGCCGGAGCCTGCGCGGGAGTCGCCGGCTTCGCCGTGCTCGCCCTCGCCCACGGCACGCCCGCGGCGGTCGTCACCGGAGGCGCCCTGACCGGCATCGCCGTGGCCTTCGGCTTCGCCACCCTGCCCGCGTTCATCGTCGCCGGCGTACCGGCGCACCAGAGCGGTATCGCCAACGGCATCAACTCCATCTCCCGGTCGGTGGGCAGCTCCGTGGCGAGCGCCGTCGTCACCACGCTCCTCGCCGCCAACACCCTCCCCGGCCTGCCGCCGGGCGCCCCCGCGCTGCCCGCCGAGACCCAGTACACGCTGAGCTTCGGCCTGGGCGGCGCCGCCTTCGCCCTCGTCGTGCTCGTCGCCCTGGCCGGGCTGCGCCGCGACCGGCCGCCCGCCGTCGTCGTCCTGGAGGCGGGACCGGCGGCGGACCGGCCGGCCGGGGCGGCGGCGATGTCCGCGGCGGGGGGCGACGGGGACCGGGACACCGCGCGATGCCCCGGCCGGCTGTGACGCGGAACGCCGTGTCGCCGGGTGAGCGGAGCGTGGGCGGCGGCGGTGCGGTCGAGTACGTTCGGCACATGCCACCGCTCGACTCCCCCCGCACCGACTTCGAGGCCGTCTTCCACGCCATCGGCATCATCCAGGCCGAACGCCGCTGCGGTCCCGAGGACGCGTTCCAGCTGCTGGTCAACGTCTCGCAGCGCACCAACATGAAGGTCCGCTCCATCGCCGCCGCCCTGGTGAGCCTCGCCGAGACGGCTCCGCCGGGACCGCTGCTGCCGGGCGAACCGCGGTAACCGGACCGGGCACGCCCGGCACACCCGGCACACCCGGCGTGCCCTGTGCGAGACTCGGCCCGTGATCGTCGAACGCGCGTACGCACATGTGGAATCGCACGACGAGGGGGAGTGGCCCTGGTCCGTGCCCTGTGTGCGCGGCCTCCTGACGGACGGGCTGCGCTTCACGGCACCGGTGACCTTCCTCGTCGGCGAGAACGGCTCGGGCAAGTCCACCCTCGTCGAAGCCCTGGCGGAGGGCTTCGGCCTCGACCCCTACGGCGGCTCGCACGAATGGCGCTACGCCAGCCACCGCGGCAAGTCGGTCCTCGGCGAGCGCATCCGCTTCGAAGCGGCGCCGCGCGGACGGCGCATGCTCGGCAACTGGTCCGCCCGCACGGGCTTCTTCCTGCGCGCCGAGACCGCCCTCGACGCGCTCGACCGGGAAGGGTTCGCGCCCGACTCCGTCAGCCACGGCGAGGGCTTCCTCGCGGCGTTCCGGGGCAAGTTCCTCCGCCCCGGGCTGTATGTCATGGACGAGCCGGAGGCCGCGCTCTCGTTCTCCTCCTGCCTCGAACTCCTCGGCCACCTCGACCAGTTGGTGAAGAACGGCGGCCAGGTCATCTGCGCCACCCACTCCCCGCTGCTCACCGCCCTGCCGGGCGCGGACATCATCGAGGTCGGCGACCACGGGCTGCGCCGGACGGAGTGGAGCGACCTCGCCCTCGTCGACCACTGGCGCCGCTACCTCAACGACCCGCGCGCGTATCTGCGGCACATCCTCGACTGAGCGCGAGCCCCGGCCCGCGGCCCCTGCGGGCGGGCCCGGCCCGCGGCCGTGCGCCGGGCCCGCCCGGCCGCCCCTACTCCGTCACCTCGGTGATCTCCAGCGTCTGGATCTGGCCCGCCGCGAACGGCACGCTCACGGACTTGCCCGCCAGACGGGTGTCGGTGCGCCGGACGTAGAGGTCGCCGCCGCCGGAGGTGTGCGTGGACCAGCGCGTCACCCGGCCGTCCGGCCCGCCCGCCGCCCGCCCGAAGAGCGAGAGGTCGAAGGTCAGCGTCTGCGCCTGGTCCGGGTTGACCGCCACGACGACCAGCCGCCGCGCGTCCGGATCGTACGCGGCGATGCTGTTGCCCGCGCTCGTGGAGAGAATCCGCATCCCGGGCCGGATGTGCCGGGTGAACTGGGCGAACACGTAGTACTTGGTCTGCACGGCTCCGGGCTGCAGGGTGTCCGGGTCGTACGCGATCATGGCCCAGCCCGGGCTGGGGTCCAGCACCTGCCAGTAGACCCACGCGCTGGGATGCAGCCAGCGGAAGTCCAGGAAGAGATGGGTGGCCATCGACAGGCCCGAGGCGTCGTTCTGGCCGGTCTCGGAGTTCCACAGTGCCTTGCCCGCACCGGTGACCTCCTGGTGCAGCAGATCCCGGCGGCCCCCCGAGCCCTGGTAGCCGTGGACGTTGACCCGGTCCACCAGCGCCCGGGTCCCCGCGTCGAAGGACGCCCAGGTGGTGCGGGCCAGGTCATAACTCGTCTCGTCGGACGCGGCGATCGGCGTGCCCGACAGCCCGAGACGGTCCAGCTCCGTACGGAGATGACCCAGTACCGTGGCCTGGACACCGGCGTCGATGTGGCAGCCCTCCTGCCGGCCGTCCGCCCGCCACCAGTCGGAGGACGGCTCGTTGAACGGCTCCACGGAGACGAACGGCACGCCCCAGGCGTCACGGGACCGCCGCGCCGTGACCGCGAGATAGGTGGCGAACTGCCGGTAGTTCCACGGCTGGAGGTTGTTGCCGCCGTCGGCCGCCCCGGACGGGTTGTGGTTGAGGCACATCCACCACATCGGGGAGTTGGAGAACAACTCCGCCTTGGCGCCCCGGCGATGAGCGCGGAGCAGGGCACCCCGCTGCCTGGCGTCGACGTTCCAGTTCCAGGCGGCGGAGTCGGGATTCTCGTCGCGCCAGTCCTGCCAGAAACCCTCGATCTGCTTGAAGCGGGGGATGTTGGGCGAGACCGCCATCGACTCGCCGTCCACACTGTTCCAGCTGCACGCGCCGAGGTTGTAGCGCGCGATGTTCAGCCCCAGGCCGGGGAGCGTACGGCCGTTGTACGGGACGTCGCCGAGGGTGAAGAAGGCGTCGGCGAAGTCGTCCCGGTCGCCGAAGACGTTCGCCCACCAGGCGAGCGAGGTGCCCCAGCCCTTCCAGGCCCCGTAGTCGGTGCCCGGCTCCACCCGCACCGTCGCGTCGGCGTGCGCCGTGCCCGGGGCCGCGGCGGTGCCCAGCAGCACCCCGCCGGCCGCCGTCAGTAACGTCCTGCGCCTCACGAGCGTCTCCTCTCGTCCGTCCCCCGGCCGGGTAGCAGCCTGATGGCGCGGGAGGGGAGTTGTCGAGAGGGCAGGAAGCGCTTTCTGTCAACGGGGAGCAGGAATGGGTGGCCCGCCGCGCGCGTGGTCGGCACGGCCGCGGCGGGTGCCCGTACGGACGGTGACGGCGTGCAGGCCCCCCGCGCCCGCACGTCATCCGGGGCAGCCGTCAGCCGCAGCTACCGGTGATCCACTTGTGGGAGCGGACCTTGTAGGTGCCGGCCAGATTGCCGCCGTGCTGGTTGCGGGTGCAGCCCACCCGGTCGGTGTAGTTGGCGCCCTTGTAGTAGGCCACGCCCGAGTAGCTTCCGGTGCCCGCGTTCCACACCGACTTGACGTTGGTGGTGGCGGCCCAGGAGCACTTGACGGCCCCGTTCTGCCAGTCGGGGTCGGCGATGTCCCAGGCGCACTTCTTGCCGGTGAAGTCGTAACCGGTCCAGAAGCACACG from the Streptomyces xinghaiensis S187 genome contains:
- a CDS encoding MMPL family transporter encodes the protein MNRFTRRIGGASARRPRATIAAWAVALLLVLPLAGMFGGAFADDLVAPGSRSEKAMELLEERFPEASGGSAMVVFAAPEGDRLQRHRDAVDAAVVRIADVEHVASAAGPFTGGALSPDGRIGFARITFDVPVMDVDPGQIEAMADAIEPARGAGLVAELGGDAVFLNAETETSGAEAAGLLAALVILVVAFGTVVAALVPVALALVAVAAGLGSVLLLANAMDVSTAAPTIGAMIGLGTGIDYALFIVARHRENRTAGQDNATALSNAMASAGAAVLFAGGTVVVAMAALALTGLSFLTSIGLSTALVVLFAVAAALTLLPALLTLLGDRVHNRRRLPGRERPAKRAEFTAWWRFAHRVSARPWRHLLAASAVLLTLAAPALSMETGFPDAGDDSASTTHRRAYDLLAEGFGPGVNAPLVIVADLRGPGAGAEDIPGLARRIAADPGIVTVGEARTSAAGDTVVLPTIPATGPADSETARTLERVRGLVPANVAVSGVTAVTDDLTRQLADTLPILISAILAASFLLLMLVFRSVALPVKAVVVNLLSIGGAYGVVVAVFQWGWLGGLFNLDGTYLIASPLPTIFFAVLFGLSMDYEVFLLSRVREEYEATGDTTESVARGMAATGRVITSAALIMTVVFLGFVANPSPLVKMMGLGLATAIVLDATLVRMVLVPAAMALMGRATWWLPRGLGRRLPRIGVEAADPDLPPGPEPEPALAPGPGNR
- a CDS encoding alpha/beta fold hydrolase gives rise to the protein MSGQVRIPTSRGVFDAITAGPEDGRPVLLLHGFPQTGLVWERQITALADRGFRVAAPDQRGYSPGARPEDPAEYAMDALVADVVAITGELGWPVFDLVGHDWGGAVAWWTADAHPDRLRTLTVVSTPHPGALASTLRTDPDQRARSRYMTEWRDPATERRMLADGARELRALYGDAVPADRVEEYVRHLSPPGALTGALNWYRGGRPGHAIGTTSVPTLYVWGTEDMAFGPAAAEETGSRVGGPYRFERLPGVGHWVPEEVPGVLNRLLLEHLRTHPGD
- a CDS encoding LysR family transcriptional regulator translates to MNLSLLRTFLAVHRTGSYTAAAPLLGLSQPTVTTQIRALERHLGRQLFERQSRGVASTPFADELADRVAGPIDALAAVADRGPFDGDTAAPVHLAGPADFLSSCALRVLAPLVARGVRLRVATGLSDDLLEGLRAGRHDLVVSSRRPRGRTLASVPLADEEFVLVASPEWAERIGPDRVAAEGPAALSGVPLVTYAEDLPIARRYWRHVFGRRLAGQAALTMPDLRGVLTAVTAGAGVTVLPDYLCRAELASGALVPLLSPEDPPINTAYLVERPGTADNPHVALVRDHLLRESRTW
- a CDS encoding type 1 glutamine amidotransferase domain-containing protein, translating into MAKILFVMTGADHWTLADGTRHPTGFWAEEAVAPYEVFTAAGHEIVVATPGGVVPAVDRASLAPEANGGREGADTMAKRLESVDELRRPVKLEDVDPAGYAAVFYPGGHGPMEDLAVNADSAAVLTRTLESGRPLGVVCHAPAALLATVGTDGGSPFAGYRLTGFSNAEERQAGLADRAKWLLQDRLVAMGAEYAEAEPWAPNVIADRNLYTGQNPASSGPLAAELVKALG
- a CDS encoding TetR/AcrR family transcriptional regulator — its product is MGGDRLTEVLDATYDCLTRYGVRRTTVDDIAGAMGVSRSAVYQYVRGKDDAVRRLAERLHTRALERARRAASADAPPATRVRGVLEAKLGLVLELAGDSPHTAELLDEKARLFGDICHGFTADLRTLLIGVFAGAGLRGADPAEGEADEAGPAGPGAVDPAGAVDPAEAADICIALVLGLESVPDGERLLRPGVDALLAGLLGDAGAAP
- a CDS encoding aldehyde dehydrogenase family protein; its protein translation is MTATPATHQDTGTAFTTEHAATLTGRLRATFRSGRTKPLAWRKQQLSRLRALLTENGDAIAAALHTDLRKSRAESDSMEIASTVTEIDHYLEHLEDWLRPRPAGVPEAAFPTGTTARTQYDPLGVALVISAWNYPVNLLLVPVAGALAAGNAVVAKPSELSPATSALMARLLPEYLDADAVAVVEGAVPETTALLAQRFDHVFYTGNGTVGRIVMKAAAEHLTPVTLELGGKSPAFVDRDADVAATAARLAATKFANAGQTCVAPDYVLTDPATARALETALTEVIGQLFGPDPQSSDAYARIVNERHFDRVAALLDSGRTVTGGTHDRADRYIAPTVLADVAPDAPVMREEIFGPVLPIVTVDGLDEAIAFINERDKPLALYAFTDNDVTRERLAAETSSGALNFGLPIYHLAVPELPFGGVGPSGMGNYHGRHSLATFSHHKAVLDVPLS
- a CDS encoding MFS transporter, whose protein sequence is MPPAHRTRRPRGVPSPSPSSSPSPFRGRDRDRGRDRGRGSAPGRVRIAGPAPGSVPAPVLVLALGPAAMVVSTMQTLVVPILPVIRDELSLTSSAASWLITATLLSAAVSTPLLGRLGDQRGKRPVLLGVLALAVAGSVLAATAGSLPVLITARVLQGASTALFPLALSVLRDELPPGRLPGAMGFVSGTLAFGSGFALVGAGLLTRGPEAGYDRVFWFAAVLSAVALAAVALAVPPSPHPAGGRTDWAGAALLATALVLFLLPVSQGNAWGWGSPRVLGCLAGAAVATAVWALVERRVREPMVDLRMLLRRPVLFTNIAGVLLGFGLFTQFIGVSYLVQTPPEIAGYGFGASVLRTSVVYLLPGATASLLAAQLGGALVRRIGARITLAAGACAGVAGFAVLALAHGTPAAVVTGGALTGIAVAFGFATLPAFIVAGVPAHQSGIANGINSISRSVGSSVASAVVTTLLAANTLPGLPPGAPALPAETQYTLSFGLGGAAFALVVLVALAGLRRDRPPAVVVLEAGPAADRPAGAAAMSAAGGDGDRDTARCPGRL